The following proteins are encoded in a genomic region of Drosophila willistoni isolate 14030-0811.24 chromosome 3R, UCI_dwil_1.1, whole genome shotgun sequence:
- the LOC6647877 gene encoding WD repeat-containing protein 55 homolog, producing the protein MHTHELFKTPLEEDEVEVSEDDVVGFIAEIEQEVVNESDSEIGEYDLGDDIGAPEPFERAAANAEDSISSDGSFNPNDEDSDTDSDDSMLDEPDEAAVGGASKAKRRKDDDGPSGSSNRNQDSDGNAFDMDEDDETDETVRAIIAAIKKPRSAPPEIKLEDFITDICFHPERHIIALATIIGDVHLYEYSNEENKLLKTIEVHAKACRDVEFTEDGRSLITCSKDKSVMITDMETEKLKKLYETAHDDAINKLLVLDERLFASGDDSGTVKLWDFRTKDSIFELKEIEDQVTQMITNDQKKLLLATSADGYLTTFNIGARKLYVQSEPYEEELNCMGIYRGNSKLVVGTSKGRLYSYNWGYFGYHCDMYPGIKSPISLMIPITERIACVAGEDGNIRACHITPYRNLGVVGQHNMPIESMDINTNGELLASSSHNNDVRFWNVKYFEDFGDIKYNEKHNAYKDKRHNLPSSKCTNASDFFADLAKEDNNDNENDDATAGPSNTT; encoded by the exons ATGCATAC ACATGAGCTCTTCAAGACGCCGCTAGAAGAGGACGAAGTCGAGGTTTCGGAAGACGATGTAGTTGGCTTCATAGCAGAAATTGAACAAGAAGTGGTAAACGAATCAGACAGCGAAATCGGTGAATACGATTTGGGTGATGATATAGGAGCCCCAGAACCATTTGAGCGGGCTGCAGCCAATGCTGAGGACAGCATCAGCAGCGATGGCAGCTTTAATCCCAATGACGAAGATTCAGACACAGATTCTGATGATTCCATGCTAGATGAACCGGATGAGGCGGCTGTTGGTGGAGCCAGCAAAGCCAAACGGCGCAAAGATGATGATGGACCCAGTGGAAGCTCAAACAGAAATCAAGATTCAGATGGCAATGCGTTTGATATGGATGAAGATGATGAGACCGATGAAACAGTGCGCGCAATAATAGCAGCTATAAAGAAACCACGCAGTGCTCCTCCTGAAATTAAGCTCGAGGACTTTATTACAGACATATGCTTTCATCCGGAAAGACATATTATCGCCTTAGCGACAATTATTGGTGATGTGCATCTCTATGAGTACAGCAACGAGGAAAATAAGTTGCTCAAGACTATTGAAGTGCATGCGAAAGCTTGTCGGGATGTGGAATTCACAGAAGATGGGCGCAGTTTGATTACCTGCTCGAAGGATAAATCTGTGATGATTACCGATATGGAAACAGAGAAACTAAAGAAGCTTTATGAGACGGCCCACGATGATGCCATAAACAAGCTGCTTGTCCTTGATGAACGACTCTTTGCCTCAGGCGATGACTCGGGTACTGTGAAATTGTGGGATTTCCGCACAAAAGATTCCATATTCGAACTTAAAGAGATTGAGGACCAGGTCACTCAAATGATAACCAACGACCAAAAGAAACTTCTATTGGCCACCAGTGCAGATGGCTATCTTACCACCTTTAATATTGGAGCACGCAAATTGTATGTTCAATCGGAGCCTTACGAAGAGGAACTTAATTGCATGGGCATTTATCGGGGGAACTCCAAACTTGTTGTGGGTACCTCAAAGGGTCGTCTCTATTCATACAATTGGGGCTACTTTGGCTACCACTGCGACATGTATCCGGGCATTAAGAGCCCCATAAGTCTAATGATTCCCATAACCGAGCGCATTGCTTGTGTCGCGGGTGAAGATGGCAATATACGCGCATGTCACATTACACCGTATCGAAATCTGGGAGTTGTAGGGCAACACAATATGCCCATCGAATCTATGGATATCAATACAAATGGCGAACTATTGGCCTCGTCATCGCATAATAATGATGTTCGGTTCTGgaatgtgaaatattttgAGGATTTTGGTGACATTAAGTACAATGAGAAGCACAACGCCTACAAGGATAAACGCCACAATTTGCCCTCATCCAAATGTACAAATGCTTCAGATTTCTTTGCGGATCTGGCCAAAGAAGATAACAATGATAATGAAAATGATGATGCCACCGCTGGGCCCAGTAATACAACTTAA
- the LOC124459775 gene encoding uncharacterized protein LOC124459775 → MRINLIFVLTLIFAYNADNIDGVIFKFTNFVCDIHNASWIKVHQCRLKAVKRNHITLNMNATLLLPVNRAHVQVQFLKNSNGYKLFHYNATIDICRFLNQSYDPVAIMIFRQFKEFSNFNHTCPYMGNIYVKDLYLRPELVPLPIPTGEYLLNLKWIFDKKAAITTKQYFIIEESK, encoded by the exons ATGCGAATCAACTTGATATTCGTTCTAACGCTAATTTTTGCATACAATGCAGATAATATT GATGGTGTTATCTTTAAATTTACGAATTTCGTATGTGATATCCACAATGCTTCTTGGATTAAAGTTCACCAATGTCGTTTAAAAGCAGTAAAACGTAATCACATTACACTGAATATGAATGCAACCTTATTACTCCCGGTGAATCGTGCACATGTTCAAGTCCAGTTTCTGAAAAATTCAAACGGCTACAAGTTATTTCATTACAACGCCACAATAGACATTTGCCGCTTTTTGAATCAGAGTTATGATCCAGTGGCTATAATGATTTTTCgacaatttaaagaattttccAACTTTAATCATACCTGTCCTTATATG GGTAATATTTATGTAAAGGATTTATATTTAAGACCAGAACTGGTGCCTTTGCCCATACCCACGGGAGAGTATTTGTTGAACTTGAAGTGGATATTTGATAAAAAAGCAGCAATAACAACCAAACAGTATTTCATAATTGAAGAGagtaaataa
- the LOC6647876 gene encoding general transcription factor IIF subunit 1, translating to MSGATKSTGSSSSTSAAAASSGASSSGNPNVQEFKIRVPKMRKKHHVMRFNATLNVDFAQWRNVKLERENNMKEFRGMDEDQPKFGAGSEYNRDQREEARRKKFGIIARKYRPEAQPWILKVGGKMGKKFRGIREGGVGENAAFYVFTHAPDGAIEAYPLNEWYNFQPIQRYKSLSAEEAEQEFGRRKKVMNYFSLMLRKRLRGDEEEEQDPEETKLIKAATKKSKELKITDMDEWIDSEDESDSEDEEEKKKKKEQEDSDDDGNKKGKGKGKAGDKKKKKRDVDDEAFEESDDGDEEGREMDYDTSSSEDEPDPESKMVKDMKGVAEEDALRKLLTSDEEEDEEKKSDESDKEDADGEKKNKKDKNKDDDKKDSKKKKKLSKDDRKSKTNGGSGNDSSTDFTSDSTDSEDDLSNGPPKKKANASSSANKEKEKEKEKDNGNSNSSQRKPVASTSSNANKSRSVTPTLGNEANKRKVMNSLPSDLTGSDTSNSPNSTPAKRPKNEISNSLPSTFAGVVNNKAEDYGITEEAVRRYLKRKPLTATELLTKFKNKKTGVSSDRLVETMTKILKKINPVKHTIQGKMYLWIK from the exons ATGTCGGGTGCAACCAAATCAACA GGCAGCAGCAGTTCCACGTCTGCAGCGGCAGCATCATCTGGTGCATCTTCTTCAGGGAATCCAAATGTCCAGGAATTTAAAATTCGTGTGccgaaaatgagaaaaaagcATCATGTTATGCGTTTCAATGCCACTTTAAATGTGGATTTCGCACAGTGGCGAAATGTTAAGCTGGAGCGGGAGAACAATATGAAGGAATTTCGCGGCATGGACGAAGATCAACCGAAATTTGGCGCCGGATCTGAGTACAACAGGGATCAGCGCGAAGAGGCGAGGCGCAAAAAATTTGGAATCATTGCCCGAAAATATAGGCCCGAAGCACAGCCCTGGATTTTAAAGGTGGGCGGTAAAATGGGCAAAAAGTTTAGGGGAATACGAGAAGGTGGAGTGGGTGAAAATGCCGCGTTTTATGTTTTCACCCATGCGCCGGATGGTGCTATTGAAGCTTATCCACTGAATGAATGGTATAACTTCCAACCCATTCAACGTTACAAATCATTGTCAGCAGAAGAAGCGGAACAGGAGTTTGGCCGGCGTAAGAAGGTCATGAACTATTTCTCTCTCATGTTGAGGAAACGTCTTCGGGgcgatgaagaagaagaacaggACCCAGAGGAGACTAAATTAATAAAGGCTGCCACTAAGAAGTCAAAGGAATTGAAAATAACCGACATGGATGAGTGGATTGATTCCGAGGACGAGTCGGATTCGGAAGATGAGgaggagaagaaaaagaagaaggaacAAGAAGATAGCGATGATGATGGCAACAAAAAGGGCAAAGGGAAGGGGAAGGCTGgagataaaaagaaaaagaaaagggaTGTAGATGATGAAGCATTTGAGGAATCTGACGATGGCGATGAAGAAGGTCGCGAAATGGACTATGATACTAGTTCCAGTGAAGA TGAGCCTGATCCTGAATCCAAGATGGTCAAGGATATGAAGGGAGTGGCTGAGGAGGACGCTTTGCGTAAACTCCTTACTTCGGACGAGGAAGAAGATGAAGAAAAGAAATCTGATGAATCTGACAAGGAGGATGCTGATGGCGAGAAAAAGAACAAGAAAGATAAAAACAAGGATGACGATAAAAAGGacagtaaaaagaaaaagaaactttcTAAAGACGACCGGAAATCAAAGACAAATGGAGGTAGTGGCAATGATTCATCCACAGATTTTACATCAGATAGCACCGATTCCGAAGATGATCTCAGCAATGGGCCTCCGAAAAAGAAGGCCAACGCTTCTTCCTCAGccaataaagaaaaagaaaaggagaAGGAAAAGGACAAtggcaatagcaacagcagccagCGTAAACCCGTTGCTAGCACTAGCTCCAATGCCAACAAATCTCGTTCTGTCACACCCACTCTTGGCAATGAGGCCAATAAGCGCAAAGTTATGAACAGCCTACCAAGTGATCTAACTGGCTCGGATACCAGTAATAGCCCCAATAGCACGCCAGCAAAACGACCCAAAAATGAGATTAGTAACTCTTTGCCATCGACGTTTGCTGGTGTTGTTAACAACAAAGCAGA GGATTATGGCATCACCGAAGAAGCTGTGCGTCGGTATCTGAAACGAAAACCCTTGACAGCCACGGAACTGTTGACCAAGtttaagaacaaaaaaacTGGTGTCTCTAGTGATCGTCTGGTTGAGACCatgacaaaaattttaaagaaaatcaatCCCGTTAAGCACACTATTCAAGGGAAAATGTATTTGTGGATTAAGTAA